Proteins encoded in a region of the Cytobacillus pseudoceanisediminis genome:
- the rlmN gene encoding 23S rRNA (adenine(2503)-C(2))-methyltransferase RlmN: MEQTAAEKITEAEQKPSVYTLQLNELKDWLKENNEKAFRAEQIFDWLYTKRITSFEDMTNLSKGLRDTLSANFSLTTLKTIIQQESADGTIKFLFELHDGYSIETVLMRHDYGNSVCVTTQVGCRIGCTFCASTLGGLKRNLEAGEIVAQVVKVQQALDETDERVSSVVIMGIGEPFDNYDSMLSFLKIINHDKGLNIGARHITVSTSGIIPKIYKFADENMQINFAISLHAPNTEIRSRLMPINRAYKLPDLMDSIRYYINKTGRRVSFEYGLFGGVNDQVEHAEELAKLIKNVKCHVNLIPVNYVPERDYVRTPKDQIFAFEKTLKNHGINVTIRREHGHDIDAACGQLRAKERKEETR, from the coding sequence ATGGAACAAACAGCAGCAGAGAAAATAACAGAAGCAGAACAAAAACCATCCGTTTATACTTTACAGCTGAATGAGCTGAAGGATTGGCTTAAAGAAAATAATGAGAAAGCTTTCAGGGCTGAGCAAATTTTTGATTGGCTTTACACAAAAAGAATCACATCATTTGAGGATATGACGAACCTGTCAAAAGGGTTAAGAGATACGCTATCAGCAAATTTTTCGCTGACAACTCTTAAAACGATCATTCAGCAGGAGTCAGCTGATGGGACAATAAAATTTTTATTTGAACTTCATGATGGCTATTCCATTGAAACCGTACTGATGAGGCATGACTATGGTAATTCAGTATGTGTAACTACTCAAGTGGGCTGCCGAATCGGCTGTACATTCTGTGCTTCAACTTTAGGCGGATTAAAACGGAATCTTGAAGCAGGAGAAATCGTTGCTCAGGTCGTAAAAGTACAACAGGCACTAGATGAGACAGATGAACGGGTCAGCTCGGTTGTTATTATGGGGATCGGTGAGCCATTTGATAATTATGACAGTATGCTGTCATTCCTGAAGATAATCAACCATGATAAAGGGCTGAATATCGGTGCGCGCCATATCACTGTTTCGACTAGCGGAATCATCCCAAAAATCTATAAATTTGCAGATGAAAATATGCAGATCAATTTCGCGATCTCATTACATGCTCCAAACACAGAAATCAGAAGCCGCCTGATGCCAATAAATAGAGCTTATAAGCTGCCGGACCTTATGGATTCAATCAGGTACTATATAAATAAAACAGGCAGACGAGTGAGTTTCGAATATGGATTATTCGGAGGGGTCAATGACCAGGTGGAACATGCCGAAGAGCTGGCAAAGCTAATAAAAAATGTGAAGTGCCATGTTAACCTGATTCCAGTAAACTATGTGCCTGAACGAGATTATGTGAGGACACCCAAGGATCAAATTTTTGCTTTTGAAAAGACACTGAAGAACCACGGCATTAATGTAACCATTCGCAGGGAGCACGGTCATGATATAGATGCAGCATGCGGACAACTTCGTGCAAAGGAGCGAAAAGAGGAGACGAGGTGA
- a CDS encoding Stp1/IreP family PP2C-type Ser/Thr phosphatase, whose protein sequence is MKAVFMTDQGKVRQHNEDNGGIYVNSKGQRLAIVADGMGGHRAGDVASEMTLTSLKGFWDQTDDFQTAEEAEGWLRKYIAEVNTILYEHSKENEQCEGMGTTVVAAICTDRFATIANIGDSRCYILNESGFQQLTEDHSLVNELVRSGQITKEDAEHHPRKNVLLRALGTEAAVEMDIKTITFEEGDLLLLCSDGLSNKVDVAEMIEILKSGRTLEEKASVLIEQANNNGGEDNITLVIAEYFESNESGMINDD, encoded by the coding sequence ATGAAAGCTGTTTTTATGACAGATCAAGGCAAAGTCAGGCAGCATAACGAAGATAATGGCGGCATCTATGTGAACAGCAAGGGGCAGCGCCTTGCCATCGTAGCAGATGGCATGGGCGGCCACCGGGCTGGCGATGTGGCAAGCGAAATGACGCTAACAAGTTTAAAAGGATTCTGGGATCAGACAGATGACTTTCAGACTGCCGAAGAGGCGGAAGGATGGCTGCGGAAGTATATTGCAGAGGTCAACACCATTCTTTATGAACATTCGAAAGAAAATGAACAATGTGAAGGCATGGGAACAACTGTTGTGGCTGCAATCTGTACTGATCGTTTTGCGACAATTGCCAATATCGGCGACAGCAGATGTTATATCTTGAATGAATCGGGTTTTCAGCAGCTGACGGAAGATCATTCCCTAGTGAATGAACTTGTAAGGTCCGGGCAGATTACCAAGGAAGATGCTGAGCATCATCCAAGAAAAAATGTGCTCCTCCGGGCATTGGGAACTGAAGCAGCGGTTGAGATGGATATCAAAACCATAACGTTTGAAGAGGGCGATTTATTATTATTATGCTCTGACGGTTTGTCCAACAAGGTAGATGTGGCTGAAATGATTGAAATCCTCAAAAGCGGACGAACTCTGGAGGAAAAAGCCTCAGTGCTGATTGAACAGGCCAATAATAATGGCGGCGAAGACAATATTACGCTCGTGATTGCTGAGTATTTTGAAAGCAATGAGAGCGGGATGATAAATGATGATTAA
- the priA gene encoding primosomal protein N', with protein sequence MNIARVIVDVPAKQTDRAFDYKIPSHLEGVILPGMRVVVPFGPRKIQGFVTALQAESDFQQLKSISEPMDLNPVLNQELLTLGEWLTEKTLCYKISAFQAMLPAALKAKYEKKLVMAKNADRKLLPERVSALFQKTEEILWDDAVKSGALPLLQKEASNGNIEIIYQVKERVKKKKVKQVFAAADPNKLADYLQQLPGNATKQKEVLEYFLHEEGPVDQKELFSLFGITSSTIKGLMQKGLLGQRDVEIYRNPFGDREFERTEPLFLTDGQRKAIIPILNSIENNRHETFLLYGVTGSGKTEVYLQSIQRVLENGKEAIVLVPEISLTPQMVKRFKGRFGNQVAVMHSGLSAGEKYDEWRKIQRKEVKVVVGARSAIFAPFENLGIIIIDEEHETSYKQEENPRYHAKDVAIERAGNHKCPVVLGSATPSLESFARAHKGVYHLLTLENRMNNQALPSVDIIDMREELREGNRSMFSRKLLEKIKDRLGKKEQIVLFLNKRGHSSFVMCRDCGYVINCPHCDISLTYHRYNQQMKCHYCGYEAPVPNACPECESEHIRYFGTGTQKVEEELAKILPEAKVIRMDVDTTSRKGAHEKLLDQFQEGHADILLGTQMIAKGLDFPNITLVGVLSADTMLHLPDFRSSEKTFQLLTQVSGRAGRHELEGEVIIQTYTPEHYSIELAGEQDYDKFYEREMMVRKIHRYPPFYYISLVTVSHEELMKAVSVTEKITQYIQSKLSAESKVLGPVASPIPRINNRYRYQCLIKYKREPELGLALKKVLDNYQQDIATGGLSVSIDLNPYILM encoded by the coding sequence ATGAATATTGCGAGAGTCATTGTCGATGTACCTGCCAAACAGACAGACCGGGCATTTGACTACAAAATACCCTCTCATCTGGAAGGTGTCATTCTCCCCGGCATGAGGGTTGTTGTTCCATTTGGACCTAGGAAGATCCAGGGGTTTGTAACAGCATTACAAGCAGAGTCCGATTTTCAGCAGCTTAAATCCATTTCAGAGCCGATGGACTTAAATCCAGTCCTTAATCAGGAGCTCTTGACTCTAGGTGAATGGCTGACAGAAAAAACATTATGCTACAAAATCTCTGCCTTTCAGGCAATGCTGCCTGCAGCATTGAAGGCAAAATACGAAAAGAAGCTTGTAATGGCAAAAAATGCAGATCGTAAACTGCTTCCTGAAAGAGTATCTGCTCTCTTCCAGAAAACTGAAGAAATTTTATGGGATGATGCAGTAAAGAGCGGAGCTTTGCCGCTTCTTCAAAAGGAAGCATCCAATGGAAATATCGAAATTATCTACCAAGTAAAAGAACGAGTGAAAAAGAAAAAAGTAAAGCAGGTATTCGCGGCTGCTGACCCTAATAAGCTTGCTGATTATCTTCAACAGCTTCCGGGCAACGCAACCAAGCAGAAAGAAGTGCTTGAGTATTTTCTTCATGAGGAAGGACCGGTCGATCAGAAAGAGTTATTTTCCTTGTTTGGAATAACATCGTCCACCATAAAAGGGCTTATGCAAAAAGGGCTGCTTGGGCAGAGGGACGTGGAAATTTATCGAAATCCATTTGGAGACCGTGAATTCGAAAGAACTGAACCGCTCTTTTTGACCGATGGACAGAGAAAGGCTATAATCCCGATCCTTAATTCTATTGAAAATAACCGGCATGAAACATTTTTGCTTTATGGGGTAACAGGAAGCGGAAAAACTGAGGTGTATCTGCAATCCATTCAGCGAGTGCTTGAGAATGGCAAAGAAGCCATTGTCCTTGTTCCTGAGATTTCTTTAACTCCGCAGATGGTCAAACGCTTCAAGGGCAGATTTGGCAATCAGGTTGCCGTAATGCACAGCGGCCTTTCAGCTGGAGAAAAGTATGATGAATGGAGAAAGATTCAGCGGAAGGAAGTCAAGGTTGTTGTGGGAGCGCGATCGGCTATCTTTGCCCCTTTTGAAAACCTCGGAATCATTATCATTGATGAAGAGCACGAAACCAGCTATAAGCAGGAAGAGAACCCAAGATACCATGCAAAGGATGTCGCCATCGAAAGAGCGGGAAATCATAAATGTCCTGTGGTGCTTGGAAGTGCAACTCCCTCATTGGAATCTTTTGCGCGAGCACATAAAGGAGTTTACCATCTCCTCACTCTCGAAAATAGAATGAACAATCAGGCTCTCCCTTCCGTTGATATCATTGATATGCGGGAAGAGCTGCGTGAAGGGAACCGCTCGATGTTCTCAAGGAAACTCCTCGAAAAAATTAAAGACCGTCTCGGGAAAAAAGAGCAGATCGTATTATTTTTAAATAAAAGAGGACATTCCTCATTTGTTATGTGCAGGGACTGCGGATATGTTATTAATTGTCCTCATTGTGATATATCTTTGACTTATCATCGGTATAACCAGCAGATGAAATGCCATTACTGCGGCTATGAGGCACCAGTTCCAAATGCATGTCCGGAATGCGAAAGTGAGCATATTCGTTATTTTGGAACAGGCACTCAAAAAGTGGAAGAGGAATTGGCGAAAATTTTGCCGGAAGCGAAGGTAATCCGGATGGATGTCGATACAACCAGCAGGAAGGGAGCACATGAAAAGCTCCTTGATCAATTCCAGGAAGGGCATGCAGATATTCTTCTTGGGACTCAGATGATTGCTAAGGGTCTTGATTTCCCCAATATTACCTTAGTAGGCGTACTATCGGCAGACACGATGCTGCACCTGCCTGATTTCCGATCTTCTGAAAAAACCTTTCAGCTTCTGACTCAGGTAAGCGGGCGTGCAGGGAGGCATGAATTGGAAGGGGAGGTAATTATTCAGACCTACACTCCTGAACATTATAGTATTGAACTGGCGGGGGAGCAGGATTACGATAAATTTTATGAAAGAGAAATGATGGTCCGCAAAATTCATAGATATCCCCCTTTCTACTATATATCCCTTGTCACCGTCAGCCACGAGGAATTAATGAAGGCTGTTTCGGTAACTGAGAAGATCACGCAGTATATTCAGTCAAAATTATCTGCAGAGAGTAAAGTCCTTGGTCCAGTTGCATCGCCGATACCGCGGATCAATAATAGATATCGGTATCAATGTCTGATAAAATACAAGCGGGAGCCGGAACTTGGCCTGGCGCTGAAGAAAGTCCTGGATAATTATCAGCAGGATATTGCTACTGGGGGCCTATCCGTCTCAATTGACCTGAATCCTTATATTTTAATGTAA
- the rsmB gene encoding 16S rRNA (cytosine(967)-C(5))-methyltransferase RsmB, giving the protein MKKLKKKNVRETALELLEAIEKNQSYSNLLLNNAIKKNEIDQKDIGLLTELTYGTLQRRMTLDFYLQPFLAGNKKIESWVNQLLRLTLYQMVFLDKIPDRAAIFEAVEIAKRWGHKGISGMVNGVLRNVQRKGLPDLEQIEDSVERLSIETSHPAWLVKRWADQLGFEETKKMCEINLTAPLQTARVNEVKASREECLSLLKEEGFEVEPSQFIPVAIKCLRGNLANSRVFKDGLITIQDESSMLAAYALGGNPNEKILDACAAPGGKTTHIAEKMQNTGQVISLDLHEHKVKLINDNADRLGLSNIKTNALDSRKVQEHYEKESFDRILVDAPCSGLGVMRRKPDMKYTKKEDDLYHLHKIQRNLLDAVSPLLKKGGILVYSTCTVDKEENQHVVQSFLKNNAEFEGDISVRERMPKAIAPFIDNFELQILPQDIGSDGFYIACLRKKVQ; this is encoded by the coding sequence ATGAAAAAGCTAAAAAAGAAAAATGTAAGAGAAACTGCACTGGAACTTCTCGAAGCCATTGAAAAAAATCAGTCCTACAGCAATCTATTACTTAATAACGCCATAAAAAAGAACGAAATTGACCAGAAGGACATCGGTCTTCTTACTGAACTGACTTATGGTACCCTTCAACGCCGGATGACACTCGATTTTTACCTGCAGCCTTTTTTAGCAGGCAATAAAAAAATTGAAAGCTGGGTAAACCAGCTCTTAAGGCTTACACTGTATCAGATGGTTTTTCTTGATAAAATTCCAGATCGCGCAGCTATTTTCGAGGCAGTAGAAATAGCAAAACGATGGGGGCATAAAGGGATTTCCGGCATGGTCAATGGCGTGCTCAGGAACGTTCAAAGAAAGGGGCTTCCTGATCTTGAGCAAATTGAAGACAGTGTTGAACGCCTTTCCATTGAGACTAGTCATCCCGCGTGGCTTGTAAAAAGATGGGCCGATCAGCTTGGGTTTGAAGAAACAAAGAAAATGTGTGAAATTAACTTGACTGCTCCACTTCAGACTGCAAGGGTAAATGAGGTAAAGGCCTCGAGGGAAGAATGCTTGTCACTTCTTAAGGAAGAAGGATTTGAAGTGGAACCAAGTCAGTTTATACCAGTTGCCATTAAATGTTTAAGAGGAAACCTTGCCAATTCGCGTGTCTTCAAAGATGGCCTGATTACTATTCAGGACGAAAGCTCCATGCTCGCTGCTTATGCCCTTGGAGGAAATCCAAATGAAAAGATTCTGGATGCCTGCGCAGCACCCGGAGGAAAAACCACACATATTGCAGAAAAAATGCAAAATACTGGACAAGTCATTTCGCTGGACCTTCACGAGCATAAAGTAAAGCTGATTAATGATAATGCCGATAGACTGGGACTATCGAATATTAAGACAAATGCCCTTGACAGCAGGAAAGTGCAGGAGCATTATGAAAAAGAATCATTTGACCGTATTTTAGTGGATGCCCCATGCTCAGGCCTTGGAGTTATGAGAAGAAAGCCTGATATGAAATACACAAAAAAAGAAGATGATTTATATCATCTTCATAAGATTCAAAGAAATCTTTTGGATGCCGTTTCACCTTTGCTGAAAAAAGGTGGTATTCTTGTTTATAGTACATGTACAGTGGACAAGGAAGAGAATCAGCATGTTGTCCAGTCGTTTTTAAAGAATAATGCGGAATTTGAGGGAGATATATCAGTTCGTGAGCGAATGCCTAAAGCAATTGCTCCGTTTATAGATAATTTTGAACTGCAGATTTTACCGCAGGATATTGGTTCGGACGGGTTTTATATAGCCTGTCTGAGAAAGAAGGTGCAATAA
- the def gene encoding peptide deformylase yields the protein MAVKKIVSYPAEVLEAECEPVKVFDKKLGKLLNDMYDTMIEFDGVGLAAPQIGLSRQIAIVDIDDEFGTIEIINPEILETNGEQTGPEGCLSFPGLYGEVTRPEYVKIKAQDRKGKYFTLEAEDFLARAILHEIDHLHGVLFTSKVTRYLNEEELEGLEAE from the coding sequence TTGGCAGTAAAAAAAATTGTATCTTATCCGGCTGAGGTTCTGGAGGCAGAATGCGAACCCGTTAAGGTGTTTGATAAAAAACTGGGCAAGCTGTTAAATGATATGTATGATACGATGATCGAATTCGATGGTGTCGGGCTTGCTGCTCCGCAAATCGGGCTTAGCAGGCAAATTGCCATTGTTGATATAGATGATGAATTTGGAACAATTGAAATAATAAATCCGGAAATCCTTGAAACGAATGGGGAACAGACAGGCCCTGAAGGGTGCCTGAGCTTTCCTGGGTTATATGGTGAAGTAACAAGGCCTGAATATGTAAAAATCAAGGCGCAGGATCGAAAAGGGAAATATTTTACCCTCGAGGCTGAGGATTTCCTGGCAAGAGCGATCCTCCATGAAATTGATCATTTGCATGGGGTGCTATTTACCTCAAAAGTTACAAGATACTTGAACGAAGAAGAGTTGGAAGGATTGGAAGCTGAATGA